A genome region from Cucumis sativus cultivar 9930 chromosome 4, Cucumber_9930_V3, whole genome shotgun sequence includes the following:
- the LOC101209708 gene encoding glutamate receptor 2.7 isoform X2, translating into MQQVQVLIGPQTWEAVSVVAKVGSENKIPVLALANDIPKWATERLAFLVQASPSQFNQMRAIAAIIGSWDWRLVNVIYEDGDFSTAEVFSYLEHALKDVGAEISELVSLPQFDSNLLSNELERLRRGPSRVFVVHTSFKFGLHLFQTAKEMGMMEKEYVWITTDSFTSLAHSFNVSVNSLLQGVIGVKSYFPENHPPFRKFYRRFCSRFRIEHSDEYNHEPSIFAVQAYDAVRTAAMAMSRAQGKAHRLFKFIKLADFQGLGGNIQFKDRKLVPANTFQIINVMGRSYRELGFWSVELGFSRELGKNSSTSSSLKDLGPVFWPGGYFETPRGWAIPTDARPLRIGVPTSPMFKQYVNVEGDQIGNNLSFSGLAIDLFKATLDNLCVPLPHKFYAYSGTYDDLVKQIYLKEFDAAVGDIAIVSTRYEHAEFTHPYSEAGLVMVVPAINNRSNRALLFTKPFTLTMWIVISVVNIYNGFVVWFIERNHGPEPEGSMFSQAGTMLCSSFTTLFSLQGNRLHSNLSRMTMVVWLFVALVITQIYTANLTSMLTIQQLEPTISNIETLRRMNAFVGCGRGSFVKGYLETVLHFSTEAIKNYSTPDGLADALRNQEIAATFLEVPFAKLFLAKFCKEFMISGPTYKVGGFGFAFPRGSLLLPYVNQALLKVSETGRYRKLEDSMIAGEKCEDGEGKDGSPSLSPNSFFLLFVLSAGVSTIALTLYVYNATLKSNLQQNTIWRLMIAVMRKWGNHRRRFSRRVSEEPQTIPNNFPNVENVQSLA; encoded by the exons ATGCAACAAGTTCAGGTTCTCATAGGGCCACAAACCTGGGAAGCAGTTTCTGTAGTTGCCAAGGTTGGAAGCGAGAATAAGATTCCTGTTCTAGCGTTGGCTAATGACATCCCAAAATGGGCAACTGAGAGATTAGCCTTTTTGGTTCAAGCTTCTCCCTCTCAGTTTAATCAAATGAGGGCCATTGCTGCTATTATTGGTTCGTGGGATTGGCGACTGGTTAATGTTATATATGAAGATGGAGATTTCTCTACCGCAGAGGTATTTTCTTACCTTGAACATGCTCTCAAAGATGTAGGAGCTGAAATAAGTGAACTTGTGAGTCTCCCTCAGTTTGATTCTAATTTATTGTCCAATGAATTAGAGAGGCTAAGAAGAGGGCCAAGTAGAGTTTTCGTAGTTCACACGTCTTTTAAGTTTGGGTTGCATCTATTTCAAACTGCAAAAGAGATGGGGATGATGGAAAAAGAGTATGTTTGGATCACTACTGATTCTTTCACAAGCCTTGCACACTCTTTTAATGTTTCTGTCAACTCTTTACTTCAAGGAGTTATTGGAGTCAAGAGTTACTTTCCGGAAAACCATCCTCCATTTCGTAAGTTTTATCGTAGGTTCTGTAGCAGGTTTAGAATAGAGCATTCTGATGAGTACAACCATGAGCCTAGTATTTTCGCGGTACAGGCTTATGATGCTGTGAGAACAGCAGCTATGGCAATGAGTAGAGCCCAAGGAAAAGCTCATCGCTTGTTCAAATTCATCAAGCTCGCTGATTTTCAAGGATTGGGTGGAAATATTCAGTTTAAAGATAGAAAATTAGTCCCAGCCaatacttttcaaataatCAACGTGATGGGAAGGAGTTATAGGGAGTTAGGCTTCTGGTCAGTTGAATTAGGCTTCTCACGGGAGTTGGGGAAAAATTCGTCTACTAGCTCGTCGTTGAAAGATCTTGGCCCAGTGTTTTGGCCAGGTGGATATTTTGAAACTCCTAGGGGATGGGCTATTCCAACAGATGCCAGGCCTTTGAGAATTGGGGTGCCAACTAGTCCCATGTTCAAGCAGTATGTAAATGTGGAAGGAGATCAGATAGGAAACAATTTGTCTTTCAGTGGACTTGCAATTGATCTGTTTAAAGCAACCTTAGACAATTTGTGCGTCCCTCTGCCGCACAAGTTCTATGCATACAGTGGAACATACGATGATTTAGTGAAGCAAATCTATTTAAAG GAATTCGATGCAGCAGTAGGTGACATAGCAATAGTATCAACTCGTTACGAACATGCTGAATTTACACATCCTTACTCTGAAGCAGGACTTGTGATGGTTGTTCCTGCCATAAATAATAGAAGCAATAGAGCATTGTTGTTCACAAAGCCCTTTACTTTGACCATGTGGATTGTAATCTCTGTGGTAAATATCTACAATGGATTTGTTGTTTGGTTTATAGAACGAAATCACGGTCCTGAACCTGAAGGTTCGATGTTTAGTCAAGCTGGAACCATGCTTTGTTCATCCTTCACCACTCTCTTCTCCTTGCAGG GTAATAGGCTACACAGTAACTTGTCGCGGATGACCATGGTGGTTTGGTTATTTGTGGCACTTGTGATAACTCAGATATACACTGCCAATCTTACTAGCATGCTCACTATTCAACAGCTTGAACCGACTATATCGAACATTGAAACTCTCCGAAGAATGAATGCATTTGTGGGATGTGGCAGAGGATCCTTTGTCAAAGGATATTTGGAGACAGTTCTACACTTCTCTACAGAAGCCATAAAAAACTACTCCACACCCGATGGTTTAGCTGATGCTCTCAGAAACCAAGAGATAGCAGCTACATTTCTTGAAGTTCCTTTTGCAAAACTATTCCTTGCAAAATTTTGCAAAGAGTTCATGATTTCTGGGCCAACCTACAAAGTTGGAGGATTTGGATTC gcATTTCCAAGAGGCTCTCTGTTGTTACCATATGTGAACCAAGCATTGCTTAAAGTATCTGAAACAGGAAGGTATAGAAAGTTGGAGGACAGCATGATTGCTGGTGAGAAATGTGAGGATGGGGAAGGAAAAGATGGAAGTCCAAGCCTCAGTCCCAACAGcttctttttactatttgtaCTGAGTGCAGGAGTATCAACAATAGCACTCACATTGTATGTCTATAATGCTACTCTTAAGTCTAATCTTCAACAAAACACTATTTGGAGATTGATGATAGCTGTAATGAGAAAATGGGGGAATCATAGAAGACGATTTTCTCGAAGGGTTAGTGAAGAGCCACAAACCATTCCGAATAACTTTCCAAACGTCGAAAACGTGCAAAGTCTAGCTTAG
- the LOC101209708 gene encoding glutamate receptor 2.8 isoform X1, whose product MAKFPFLFSFLFFALIVSGNHETQRTVISKMVDGVRGKIGAIVDKNSRIGKEESLAMLMAVEDFNNVNDQNFSFVIKDFKNDPNQAALAAEDLISMQQVQVLIGPQTWEAVSVVAKVGSENKIPVLALANDIPKWATERLAFLVQASPSQFNQMRAIAAIIGSWDWRLVNVIYEDGDFSTAEVFSYLEHALKDVGAEISELVSLPQFDSNLLSNELERLRRGPSRVFVVHTSFKFGLHLFQTAKEMGMMEKEYVWITTDSFTSLAHSFNVSVNSLLQGVIGVKSYFPENHPPFRKFYRRFCSRFRIEHSDEYNHEPSIFAVQAYDAVRTAAMAMSRAQGKAHRLFKFIKLADFQGLGGNIQFKDRKLVPANTFQIINVMGRSYRELGFWSVELGFSRELGKNSSTSSSLKDLGPVFWPGGYFETPRGWAIPTDARPLRIGVPTSPMFKQYVNVEGDQIGNNLSFSGLAIDLFKATLDNLCVPLPHKFYAYSGTYDDLVKQIYLKEFDAAVGDIAIVSTRYEHAEFTHPYSEAGLVMVVPAINNRSNRALLFTKPFTLTMWIVISVVNIYNGFVVWFIERNHGPEPEGSMFSQAGTMLCSSFTTLFSLQGNRLHSNLSRMTMVVWLFVALVITQIYTANLTSMLTIQQLEPTISNIETLRRMNAFVGCGRGSFVKGYLETVLHFSTEAIKNYSTPDGLADALRNQEIAATFLEVPFAKLFLAKFCKEFMISGPTYKVGGFGFAFPRGSLLLPYVNQALLKVSETGRYRKLEDSMIAGEKCEDGEGKDGSPSLSPNSFFLLFVLSAGVSTIALTLYVYNATLKSNLQQNTIWRLMIAVMRKWGNHRRRFSRRVSEEPQTIPNNFPNVENVQSLA is encoded by the exons ATGGCAAAGTTTCcctttctgttttctttcttgttctttgCTCTGATAGTTTCTGGGAATCATGAAACTCAAAGAACTGTGATCTCAAAAATGGTTGATGGTGTAAGAGGAAAAATAGGAGCCATTGTAGACAAAAACTCCAGGATTGGTAAGGAAGAGAGTTTAGCTATGTTGATGGCTGTAGAGGACTTCAACAACGTCAATGATCAAAATTTCAGTTTTGTCATCAAAGACTTCAAGAATGATCCTAATCAAGCGGCTCTTGCAG CTGAAGATCTGATCAGTATGCAACAAGTTCAGGTTCTCATAGGGCCACAAACCTGGGAAGCAGTTTCTGTAGTTGCCAAGGTTGGAAGCGAGAATAAGATTCCTGTTCTAGCGTTGGCTAATGACATCCCAAAATGGGCAACTGAGAGATTAGCCTTTTTGGTTCAAGCTTCTCCCTCTCAGTTTAATCAAATGAGGGCCATTGCTGCTATTATTGGTTCGTGGGATTGGCGACTGGTTAATGTTATATATGAAGATGGAGATTTCTCTACCGCAGAGGTATTTTCTTACCTTGAACATGCTCTCAAAGATGTAGGAGCTGAAATAAGTGAACTTGTGAGTCTCCCTCAGTTTGATTCTAATTTATTGTCCAATGAATTAGAGAGGCTAAGAAGAGGGCCAAGTAGAGTTTTCGTAGTTCACACGTCTTTTAAGTTTGGGTTGCATCTATTTCAAACTGCAAAAGAGATGGGGATGATGGAAAAAGAGTATGTTTGGATCACTACTGATTCTTTCACAAGCCTTGCACACTCTTTTAATGTTTCTGTCAACTCTTTACTTCAAGGAGTTATTGGAGTCAAGAGTTACTTTCCGGAAAACCATCCTCCATTTCGTAAGTTTTATCGTAGGTTCTGTAGCAGGTTTAGAATAGAGCATTCTGATGAGTACAACCATGAGCCTAGTATTTTCGCGGTACAGGCTTATGATGCTGTGAGAACAGCAGCTATGGCAATGAGTAGAGCCCAAGGAAAAGCTCATCGCTTGTTCAAATTCATCAAGCTCGCTGATTTTCAAGGATTGGGTGGAAATATTCAGTTTAAAGATAGAAAATTAGTCCCAGCCaatacttttcaaataatCAACGTGATGGGAAGGAGTTATAGGGAGTTAGGCTTCTGGTCAGTTGAATTAGGCTTCTCACGGGAGTTGGGGAAAAATTCGTCTACTAGCTCGTCGTTGAAAGATCTTGGCCCAGTGTTTTGGCCAGGTGGATATTTTGAAACTCCTAGGGGATGGGCTATTCCAACAGATGCCAGGCCTTTGAGAATTGGGGTGCCAACTAGTCCCATGTTCAAGCAGTATGTAAATGTGGAAGGAGATCAGATAGGAAACAATTTGTCTTTCAGTGGACTTGCAATTGATCTGTTTAAAGCAACCTTAGACAATTTGTGCGTCCCTCTGCCGCACAAGTTCTATGCATACAGTGGAACATACGATGATTTAGTGAAGCAAATCTATTTAAAG GAATTCGATGCAGCAGTAGGTGACATAGCAATAGTATCAACTCGTTACGAACATGCTGAATTTACACATCCTTACTCTGAAGCAGGACTTGTGATGGTTGTTCCTGCCATAAATAATAGAAGCAATAGAGCATTGTTGTTCACAAAGCCCTTTACTTTGACCATGTGGATTGTAATCTCTGTGGTAAATATCTACAATGGATTTGTTGTTTGGTTTATAGAACGAAATCACGGTCCTGAACCTGAAGGTTCGATGTTTAGTCAAGCTGGAACCATGCTTTGTTCATCCTTCACCACTCTCTTCTCCTTGCAGG GTAATAGGCTACACAGTAACTTGTCGCGGATGACCATGGTGGTTTGGTTATTTGTGGCACTTGTGATAACTCAGATATACACTGCCAATCTTACTAGCATGCTCACTATTCAACAGCTTGAACCGACTATATCGAACATTGAAACTCTCCGAAGAATGAATGCATTTGTGGGATGTGGCAGAGGATCCTTTGTCAAAGGATATTTGGAGACAGTTCTACACTTCTCTACAGAAGCCATAAAAAACTACTCCACACCCGATGGTTTAGCTGATGCTCTCAGAAACCAAGAGATAGCAGCTACATTTCTTGAAGTTCCTTTTGCAAAACTATTCCTTGCAAAATTTTGCAAAGAGTTCATGATTTCTGGGCCAACCTACAAAGTTGGAGGATTTGGATTC gcATTTCCAAGAGGCTCTCTGTTGTTACCATATGTGAACCAAGCATTGCTTAAAGTATCTGAAACAGGAAGGTATAGAAAGTTGGAGGACAGCATGATTGCTGGTGAGAAATGTGAGGATGGGGAAGGAAAAGATGGAAGTCCAAGCCTCAGTCCCAACAGcttctttttactatttgtaCTGAGTGCAGGAGTATCAACAATAGCACTCACATTGTATGTCTATAATGCTACTCTTAAGTCTAATCTTCAACAAAACACTATTTGGAGATTGATGATAGCTGTAATGAGAAAATGGGGGAATCATAGAAGACGATTTTCTCGAAGGGTTAGTGAAGAGCCACAAACCATTCCGAATAACTTTCCAAACGTCGAAAACGTGCAAAGTCTAGCTTAG